The DNA sequence GGAAAACTGTGACAgttccaacaaaaaataataataataaaccctCCTGGAAATAACAAAGCATTAGCATGAAAGGAAATCAAAGCATCAACGGAGAGAAATTTCCCCTGAATAATTATTAGTTGAGTAGCTTGTGCTGAACTCCTGAACTGCAGATGGCTCTGGAGAAGAATACAAAGCACTACCAAGTGGTCCTGCTAATAACCAAGAAGAGGAGGTGAGTGCAAGAATGTCTGATGCAGGAATCTTCTTCCCAGTTTTCTTGATTACTTGTTACTCTTGTTGTTATTGCTGTCAGACTAACTATCACCATATCATCCAGGTTCCCCTAGTACGCAACATATATTGGAAAGAAGTATCAATGCTTGTTTATGTCTGGGTGGCTTTTCTTATTGTTCAGATTGTTAAGGTAAGTTATTGGGCTCTGAAGTTTCATACAAGAAAGTACCCTTTCCAAGTGTTTTATATCTCTTTGCATTTATAGTCAATTAAGTTCACtgttacaaattatttttttcattgtccTAATTTAATGTATTTAGAGGTAGAGGTCCTTGGCTTCGTAGTACAAGTAGTCTTGCTACTTCATCTGCCAGTTCAGTTGTTTGACTGTCACTACTCTACTCACCCTGAAGTTGCCTTATGTTGCTATATGATCTGTATGCAGACATATACAGAGACCTGCTCCATCAAGTACTGGGTTCTGAACTCCTTGCAGGTAAATTTAGTAACtaaaatagtcatatttatTCAAGATACTTCACAGCAAATTAAGATAAACAACGGTAAAAGTAAGATGATTATATTTTTCTAGCTTACATAAGCATCAAATACAACAATGAAACTAATGAAAAGATTAGATAATCctaggaaaaaaattatcttgtaAAATTACGGACCCTAAATTACTCTTTACATGGATAGAAGAAGCAGTGCCATGTACTCCCTAGAAAGGAAGGACAAAGCAAACTGCTCCACTACTGTAGTGAGCAGATTCTTTTCTGATGGTAGTTTGAGAATCATGAACACGACATGGAAAAAGCATgctataattatataaatatcacatCTTCCCAGGATAAATCTGCTCAACATAATAGTTTCTCTCTCTATAGGTACCAATTGCTGTATCAGTCACACTTTTTGAAGCCATATGCTTATACAAAGGAACCAGGGTGATTGCATCTAAGGGAAAGGAAATCACAAACTGGAAGTTgcatatgatttttctatactGTAGCTGTGGTATAATAGCTGGTATGGTCGGTGGACTGCTTGGGTTAGGAGGTGGTTTTATCTTGGGACCCCTTTTTCTTGAACTTGGAATTCCTCCTCAGgtatcttcaatatttttttatgcatctACTACTCCTAATCCTCTTAAAGAAAAAATGCTGTGTGATCGTTAAGCATGGTCAGATGGTTAATTATTGGGTAGAGTGGAATTATGGCAGATCTTAGGTATAAAACTCGCCTAGCATAGATACATAAAGGGGGGGTTATGAAACTTGAAAGCAATTTTTACAACTAGGACAATAGCAATGAAGAGAGTTCTTGAGGTGTTACAAATGTTGTCGAAGCCAAATCCAGCTAGAAGTGTGAGACTTCAGCCTTGCTACCTATAATGGTATGGCCCGATAAGAATGTCAAGAATGCAAGGTGGTgcatgagatcccacattaagGAGTCTGGCCCACACATGATGACAGATTATACATAGACTAGTCCTTAAAAGAGTAAAAGCTAATATGTAGCTTGTACTTCCTTGGGCTTTCTACAAAAACTGAAACCAGCTTATAAGTTTGCACGTTTTGCAGGTAGCAAGCGCCACATCAACCTTTGCAATGGTATTCTCATCCTCCATGTCAGTTGTACAATATTACCTTCTCAACCGTTTCCCAGTTCCATACGGTAAGTAAAATCAGAATTGATTTTTACTAGTAGAAATGGTTTTGTGCACAGAAGGGAAACTAATACTAACTATAGTTATTGCCAATTTAGCAACAGATCTCTTTTCTACTTCAGCTCAACCTCATATTCAGCTTACTCTTTGCTGCAGCctcatattttgttttagttgcAACAATTGCTGCCTTTGCTGGTCAGCATGTAGTGAGGAAGATAATTGCACTTCTTGGCAGGGCATCAATAATCATCTTCATACTAGCTCTGACAATATTTGTGAGCGCAATCAGCTTAGGTACATGGCTCTCTAGCTTTCCATGACATAAATGAAAGTGTTATAAAACAAGACACAAAGTTTTCCTCCAACCCATCTATAAATATGACAAGTATCTATTAAACATGTGACAACACGtgcttttttcaaaaaattcccTTGTGTCCCttcattaaaaaagtatatgctTCTCACACAATCAAGAGACACGAGCCAATTTTTTAAATGGGTTGGAGAAAACTGTCCTAAAACAACATATATAGGAAGACATTCCAGCTTCTTGTTCCTATTTTATGTTCATACCAAGGTGCTAGCTTTTTCTGCTGCATATTACAGGTGGGGTGGGCATTGCAAATATGGTTGAGAAGATGGCAAATCAAGAATATATGGGCTTTGAAAATCTCTGTCACCATGCTTAACTATGTTGTGCGGCGATATTGCTACCTCTCTACTTCGGCTCTACATGGTCACCTATTTTCCCATTTGGTTTCAAGCAAAAGATCACGGATTGTCTATGCTACTAGATGTTCAATTCATTATATCAGTCTCTCGTGAAACTTCACCACAGTGCCTTTCTATTTTAGcttattgaaatttgttttacTGAAAACATTTCCATGATCCAAGAATTCTGTAAGCTCATTACTGAGCACAAATAACACAAAATTTCAAGCTTTAACATCATCCATCCATCCCTATGCTCCTTTTAGATTAGATGGATCTCTTCATTGGATGTCAAATCACAAGTCTataattttgagaataaaataaaaggtttTGTTTCAGATCCTTGTATACTTGGCGAATGCTTTAAATTTTCCCAGCAAGAATTTCAGACTGCTAGAGTACAatttctttcatatttgaagCCTTGCTCTACAACTACAATTGTGGCTCCTACGTTgaggaaaagtt is a window from the Juglans regia cultivar Chandler chromosome 7, Walnut 2.0, whole genome shotgun sequence genome containing:
- the LOC108995378 gene encoding sulfite exporter TauE/SafE family protein 3-like — its product is MARTQLNQRALAMSTAAVAWFLFGCLVMMSNFSCAERVLKDKVPEIFVPEKQDRPGFLLRMVHFFWQGGKSSYEHVWPEMEFGWKIVVGTIVGFFGAALGSVGGVGGGGIFVPMLTLIIGFDPKSSTAISKCMIMGAAGSTVYYNLRLRHPTLDMPLIDYDLALLFQPMLMLGISIGVAFNVMFADWMVTVLLIILFIGTSTKALFKGVDTWRKETMMKKEAAKQLESETKPADGSGEEYKALPSGPANNQEEEVPLVRNIYWKEVSMLVYVWVAFLIVQIVKTYTETCSIKYWVLNSLQVPIAVSVTLFEAICLYKGTRVIASKGKEITNWKLHMIFLYCSCGIIAGMVGGLLGLGGGFILGPLFLELGIPPQVASATSTFAMVFSSSMSVVQYYLLNRFPVPYASYFVLVATIAAFAGQHVVRKIIALLGRASIIIFILALTIFVSAISLGGVGIANMVEKMANQEYMGFENLCHHA